A window of Campylobacter lari subsp. lari contains these coding sequences:
- the rlmB gene encoding 23S rRNA (guanosine(2251)-2'-O)-methyltransferase RlmB, with translation MIVYGKQVFFYILEKHKEKIKEIYLAKECEKADFSKIAKASKKIKKLDFKTAQSLARGGNHQGFLMEIDEFEFSSFESLKEKDFIVILYNISDVGNIGAIVRSAYVLGVDGIILVAKSVAMDGVIRASSGAALDMKIVLNDDILSMINELKQKGFYIYASASGGSDIHTIKVKDKKVLIMGSEGFGIAPKVLKKCDECVGIKMHNDFDSLNVSAAFAILCDRMKNG, from the coding sequence ATGATAGTTTATGGTAAGCAAGTGTTTTTTTATATCTTAGAAAAGCACAAAGAAAAAATTAAAGAAATTTATTTAGCAAAAGAATGCGAAAAAGCTGATTTTTCAAAAATCGCAAAGGCATCAAAAAAAATTAAAAAACTTGATTTTAAGACCGCACAAAGCTTGGCAAGAGGTGGAAATCATCAAGGTTTTTTAATGGAAATTGATGAGTTTGAATTTAGCTCTTTTGAGAGTTTAAAAGAAAAAGATTTTATAGTTATTTTATATAATATTAGCGATGTTGGAAATATAGGTGCTATCGTGCGTAGTGCTTATGTTTTGGGTGTTGATGGGATTATTTTGGTAGCTAAAAGTGTGGCTATGGATGGAGTTATTCGTGCAAGTAGTGGCGCGGCTTTAGATATGAAAATAGTTTTAAATGATGATATTTTAAGCATGATAAATGAGTTAAAACAAAAAGGTTTTTATATCTATGCTAGTGCAAGCGGAGGTAGTGATATACATACTATCAAAGTTAAAGATAAAAAAGTTTTGATCATGGGAAGTGAAGGCTTTGGTATAGCGCCAAAGGTGCTTAAAAAATGCGATGAATGTGTAGGTATAAAAATGCACAATGATTTTGATAGTTTAAATGTTAGTGCAGCATTTGCAATACTTTGCGATAGGATGAAAAATGGATAG
- the rsmI gene encoding 16S rRNA (cytidine(1402)-2'-O)-methyltransferase: MLYFIPTPIGNLNDISFHSLEILQKCKLFLCEDTRVCKSLVHLLNEKFNLEIKPDKYLALHTHNEKDFLAKIDDDFFKQDVAYLSDAGMPGISDPGQFLIEYAIKNNINYEVLAGSNAALLALVSSAFCKKEFIFMGFLANKNPQRQKDIENLMLNPYPSIVYEAPTRILNLVEEISKIDPLREIFIIKEATKKFEAKFRANALETLEKLKTMDLRGEWCVVVNAKEKQFHQNTLCEQDIHELDLPLKTKAKLLSKINAKSPKENYQKLLLS; this comes from the coding sequence ATGTTATATTTTATTCCTACGCCCATAGGAAATTTAAACGATATTTCTTTTCATTCTTTAGAAATTTTACAAAAATGCAAACTCTTTTTATGCGAAGATACGAGAGTTTGCAAATCCTTAGTTCATCTCCTTAATGAAAAATTTAATTTAGAAATAAAACCTGATAAATATCTAGCCTTACATACCCATAATGAAAAAGATTTTTTAGCAAAAATAGATGATGATTTTTTTAAACAAGATGTTGCATATTTGAGTGATGCGGGTATGCCAGGTATTAGCGATCCGGGGCAATTTTTAATTGAATATGCTATTAAAAATAATATTAATTATGAAGTCTTGGCAGGATCAAATGCTGCTTTGCTTGCATTAGTTTCAAGTGCATTTTGTAAAAAAGAATTTATTTTTATGGGTTTTTTAGCTAATAAAAATCCTCAAAGACAAAAAGATATTGAAAATTTAATGCTTAATCCTTATCCTAGTATAGTCTATGAAGCACCTACTAGAATACTTAATTTAGTAGAAGAAATTAGTAAAATTGATCCTTTAAGAGAAATTTTTATCATAAAAGAAGCAACAAAGAAATTTGAAGCCAAATTTAGAGCAAATGCCTTAGAAACTTTAGAAAAATTAAAAACAATGGACTTGCGTGGTGAATGGTGTGTGGTGGTAAATGCTAAAGAAAAACAATTTCATCAAAATACCTTGTGTGAGCAAGATATTCATGAACTTGATTTGCCTTTAAAAACAAAGGCAAAGCTTCTTTCAAAAATCAATGCAAAATCTCCAAAAGAAAACTATCAAAAACTGCTTTTAAGTTGA
- the rpmE gene encoding 50S ribosomal protein L31, whose product MKKEIHPEYVECKVSCACGNSFTTKSNKPEIKVDICSSCHPFFTGSEKIVDAAGRVEKFKKKYAMQ is encoded by the coding sequence ATGAAAAAAGAAATTCACCCAGAATATGTAGAATGCAAAGTTAGTTGTGCTTGTGGAAATTCTTTTACTACTAAGTCAAATAAACCAGAAATTAAAGTTGATATTTGCTCAAGCTGCCATCCATTTTTTACGGGTAGTGAAAAAATCGTAGATGCTGCGGGTCGTGTAGAGAAATTTAAGAAAAAATACGCAATGCAATAA
- a CDS encoding 16S rRNA (uracil(1498)-N(3))-methyltransferase, with the protein MRFLYHPQSGALNLELENEAFLHLKARRIKVGDKIILKNLKDFFAYTYECIEFSRRSCALNLLDKKEEKQELKTHLHLALAVIDPKIIEKTLPFLNELGVAKLSFVYMDYSQKNFKLDFKRMEKILIESSQQCGRASLMELESFGDFKKFQQVYKNIVLIDFEGEDLMRFEPSEHVFLIGAEGGFSQKERGENVKKAKLQADFILKAQTTLIGVASKFII; encoded by the coding sequence ATGCGATTTTTATATCACCCACAAAGTGGTGCTTTAAATTTAGAGCTAGAAAATGAAGCTTTCTTGCATTTAAAAGCTAGAAGAATTAAAGTAGGCGATAAAATCATATTAAAAAATTTAAAAGATTTTTTTGCTTATACTTACGAATGCATAGAGTTTTCTAGACGCTCATGTGCATTAAATTTACTTGATAAAAAAGAAGAAAAACAAGAATTAAAAACGCATTTACATTTAGCTTTAGCAGTGATTGATCCAAAGATTATAGAAAAAACCTTACCTTTTTTAAATGAGCTTGGAGTAGCAAAGCTTTCTTTTGTGTATATGGATTATTCACAAAAGAATTTTAAATTAGATTTTAAAAGAATGGAAAAGATTCTTATAGAATCATCCCAGCAATGCGGTCGTGCCTCTTTAATGGAGCTTGAAAGCTTTGGTGATTTTAAAAAATTTCAGCAAGTTTATAAAAATATTGTTTTAATAGACTTTGAAGGTGAAGATTTGATGAGATTTGAACCTAGTGAGCATGTGTTTTTAATAGGCGCTGAAGGTGGATTTTCGCAAAAAGAAAGAGGGGAGAATGTAAAAAAAGCAAAATTACAGGCTGATTTTATACTTAAAGCGCAAACAACTTTAATAGGGGTTGCTTCAAAATTCATAATTTAA
- a CDS encoding 6-pyruvoyl trahydropterin synthase family protein, with protein sequence MIIRKMFEFENAHIVRFCSSKRCKTSIHGHSYKVEILLESKYLDNAGMVYDFGLLKDEIKQIIDSFDHAITLFKDDDKVYLEDMKKHSQRWVSLPVNVSAENFVRIFFVLIDTLLLKTKMVNGEQGVSLKSIIVHETRTGYAQGFREDAYSEFLPKINLTDIEFSQAISDEWKDKDFFKKLQDSNFVFVNQKEV encoded by the coding sequence ATGATTATTAGAAAAATGTTTGAATTTGAAAATGCTCATATTGTTAGATTTTGTAGCTCCAAGCGATGTAAAACAAGCATACATGGACACTCTTATAAGGTAGAAATTTTACTTGAGAGTAAATACCTTGACAATGCGGGAATGGTATATGATTTTGGTTTGTTAAAAGATGAGATAAAACAAATTATTGATAGTTTTGACCATGCTATTACGCTTTTTAAAGATGATGATAAAGTTTATTTAGAAGATATGAAAAAACACTCACAAAGATGGGTAAGTTTACCTGTGAATGTAAGTGCAGAAAATTTTGTACGCATATTTTTTGTACTGATAGATACTTTGCTTTTAAAGACTAAGATGGTCAATGGCGAGCAAGGTGTTAGCTTAAAAAGTATTATTGTGCATGAAACAAGAACAGGCTATGCACAAGGTTTTAGAGAAGATGCTTATAGTGAGTTTTTGCCAAAGATAAATCTAACAGATATTGAATTTTCACAAGCTATAAGCGATGAATGGAAAGATAAAGATTTTTTTAAAAAACTTCAAGATTCAAATTTTGTTTTTGTCAATCAAAAGGAGGTATGA
- a CDS encoding 7-carboxy-7-deazaguanine synthase QueE, with protein MEVVETFLSLQGEGKYSGNLAVFVRFAGCNFNCIGFGVKKEKDSKILLGCDTIRAVFTKEFKTCYKAYTSAKLFDEVLKLANSRKVIVVITGGEPLLNYQNKDFLCFINLLLENDFKVHFETNASIEIDFEKYPLYKKCYFALGVKLSNSGVKKEKRINEKALKAFKYYAKDSFYKFVLDKDFLQESKALGEINEILQICENEVFCMPMGSSEEEISKNALSVAEFCIKNGYNYSDRLHIRIWGDKEGV; from the coding sequence ATGGAAGTTGTTGAAACTTTTTTAAGCTTGCAGGGTGAGGGAAAATATAGTGGAAATTTAGCTGTATTTGTAAGGTTTGCTGGGTGTAATTTTAACTGTATAGGCTTTGGAGTAAAAAAAGAAAAAGATTCTAAAATACTTTTGGGCTGTGATACTATAAGAGCTGTTTTTACCAAAGAATTTAAAACTTGTTATAAAGCCTATACTTCAGCAAAGCTTTTTGATGAGGTTTTAAAGTTAGCAAATTCACGCAAAGTTATAGTTGTCATTACCGGTGGTGAGCCTTTATTAAATTATCAAAATAAAGATTTTTTGTGTTTTATAAATTTGCTTTTAGAAAATGACTTTAAAGTGCATTTTGAAACCAATGCAAGCATTGAAATTGATTTTGAAAAATATCCTTTGTATAAAAAATGTTATTTTGCTTTGGGTGTAAAGCTTAGCAATAGTGGTGTAAAAAAAGAAAAAAGGATTAATGAAAAAGCATTGAAAGCTTTTAAATATTATGCTAAAGATAGTTTTTATAAATTTGTTTTAGATAAGGATTTTTTACAAGAAAGTAAAGCCTTAGGCGAAATTAATGAAATTTTACAAATTTGTGAAAATGAGGTATTTTGCATGCCTATGGGGTCAAGTGAAGAAGAAATTTCTAAAAATGCCTTAAGCGTTGCTGAATTTTGTATAAAAAATGGATATAATTACTCCGATAGATTGCATATTAGAATTTGGGGAGATAAAGAAGGCGTATGA
- the moaA gene encoding GTP 3',8-cyclase MoaA, with product MLVDSYGRVIDYLRISVTQRCNFRCLYCMPKTPFEWSAKENLLSFEELFMFVKVCIDEGVKKIRITGGEPLVRKDLYKFIAMISEYKQDIDLALTTNASLLKQQAKDLRQAGLKRINISLDTLKEDVAFKLAQKNILKDVLNGIDEALNLGFNVKFNTVALKGINDSEFIDLLEFAKVRKSQIRFIEFMENYHAYGDLKGLKSAEILNIITQKYSFKQGQKSPNAPATIYELEDGYEFGIIDPHSHDFCDSCNRIRLSAEGLLIPCLYYDEALSIKKAIRNKDIAGACEVLKTVIKNKSEKNRWAENEANQSSTRAFYQTGG from the coding sequence ATGTTAGTAGATAGTTATGGAAGAGTGATAGATTATTTAAGAATTTCAGTAACACAAAGATGTAATTTTCGTTGCCTTTATTGTATGCCAAAAACTCCATTTGAATGGAGTGCCAAGGAAAATCTTTTATCATTTGAAGAACTTTTCATGTTCGTTAAAGTTTGTATTGATGAGGGGGTTAAAAAAATTCGAATTACAGGTGGAGAGCCTTTAGTAAGAAAAGATTTGTATAAATTTATCGCAATGATTAGTGAATATAAGCAGGATATAGACTTAGCACTTACCACTAATGCTTCTTTATTAAAACAACAAGCAAAGGATTTAAGACAAGCAGGTTTAAAAAGAATTAATATCTCTTTAGACACCTTAAAAGAAGATGTAGCTTTTAAATTAGCCCAAAAAAACATACTTAAAGATGTGTTAAATGGGATTGATGAGGCTTTAAATTTGGGCTTTAATGTTAAATTCAATACCGTAGCTCTTAAAGGGATTAATGATAGTGAATTTATTGATCTTTTAGAATTTGCCAAAGTGCGCAAAAGCCAAATTCGTTTTATAGAATTTATGGAAAATTATCATGCTTATGGAGATTTAAAAGGCTTAAAATCAGCAGAAATTTTAAATATTATTACTCAAAAATATTCTTTTAAACAAGGACAAAAAAGTCCAAATGCACCTGCGACTATTTATGAGCTTGAAGATGGGTATGAGTTTGGCATTATTGATCCACATAGCCATGATTTTTGTGATAGTTGCAACCGTATAAGACTTTCAGCTGAAGGGCTTTTAATACCTTGTTTGTATTATGATGAGGCTTTAAGCATTAAAAAAGCTATACGCAATAAAGACATAGCAGGTGCTTGTGAGGTTTTAAAAACCGTGATAAAAAATAAATCAGAAAAAAATAGATGGGCTGAAAATGAGGCTAATCAAAGTTCTACAAGAGCCTTTTATCAAACAGGTGGATAA
- the mqnP gene encoding menaquinone biosynthesis prenyltransferase MqnP: MPILKEKLKDILDLIVFKHSIFALPFLFTSMIVASVILNDSTWFGFKALFLGVICAVSARNFAMAINRLMDEDIDKNNPRCANRPNIDGRIGKTSILLFIILNAIVFVLASYFINKLAFALSLPVLFILAIYSAFKRFSSLAHLVLGFCLGLAPIAGSIVVLGSIEIYSVILCLGVTFWTAGFDLLYALQDMEYDKKTGLHSIPAKFGLDATLFISAFCHVLAVLFWLLFVWVAPTGNIAFLGVIISAIILFFEHRIVRKNFAKIDKAFFTLNGYLSIVFFIFIWVDLLWR; the protein is encoded by the coding sequence ATGCCTATATTAAAAGAAAAATTAAAAGATATTTTAGATTTGATAGTTTTTAAGCATTCTATTTTTGCCCTACCTTTTTTATTTACTTCAATGATTGTAGCTTCTGTTATTTTAAATGATAGCACTTGGTTTGGTTTTAAGGCTTTATTTTTGGGTGTTATTTGTGCAGTGAGTGCAAGAAATTTTGCAATGGCGATCAATCGTTTGATGGATGAGGATATTGACAAAAATAATCCAAGATGTGCGAATAGACCTAATATCGATGGGCGTATAGGTAAAACTAGTATTTTACTTTTTATTATTTTAAATGCTATTGTTTTTGTTTTGGCAAGTTATTTTATTAATAAGCTAGCCTTTGCTCTTTCTTTGCCGGTATTGTTTATTTTAGCTATTTATTCAGCTTTTAAAAGATTTTCATCCTTAGCGCATTTAGTATTGGGGTTTTGCCTAGGACTTGCTCCTATTGCTGGGAGTATTGTGGTTTTGGGAAGTATTGAAATTTATAGTGTGATTTTGTGTTTGGGTGTTACTTTTTGGACGGCTGGGTTTGATTTGCTTTATGCTTTGCAAGATATGGAATATGATAAAAAAACAGGCTTGCACTCTATACCTGCTAAATTTGGGCTTGATGCAACCTTATTTATCTCAGCGTTTTGTCATGTTTTAGCAGTACTTTTTTGGCTTTTATTTGTTTGGGTGGCTCCAACGGGAAATATTGCCTTTTTAGGCGTGATAATTAGTGCGATTATTTTATTTTTTGAGCACCGCATTGTTAGAAAGAATTTTGCAAAAATCGACAAAGCATTTTTTACTCTAAATGGTTATTTAAGTATAGTGTTTTTTATATTTATTTGGGTTGATCTTTTATGGAGATAA
- the miaA gene encoding tRNA (adenosine(37)-N6)-dimethylallyltransferase MiaA has product MFFEFALIGTTASGKTELANKLAYEFNASILSLDSLCVYKQINIASAKTEQKTLDELDYFGINLLNVNEHFNIALFFEEYKKAKAFAQKNNQMLIITGGTSFYLKALMDGLSENFKESQSTLSNDEIYHLMIKIDPQAKIEKNDTYRLKKWLGIYEQTNKIPSEVLKETKQEALIKKLDIFEISWQKDLLEKRIIKRTKNMLNEGLIEEAKMLFDNYDHHLKALNSIGLKECKDFLDKKINLNKLEELIIIHTRQLAKRQRTFNKKFNKENLDFQSAYENLKAYILKKYQG; this is encoded by the coding sequence ATGTTTTTTGAATTTGCACTCATTGGAACTACTGCAAGTGGCAAAACAGAACTTGCTAATAAACTAGCTTATGAATTTAATGCAAGTATTTTAAGTCTTGATAGTCTTTGTGTGTATAAACAAATCAACATCGCCTCAGCAAAAACAGAGCAAAAAACCCTAGATGAGCTTGATTATTTTGGTATAAATTTGTTAAATGTCAATGAGCATTTTAACATTGCTTTGTTTTTTGAAGAATACAAAAAAGCAAAAGCCTTTGCTCAAAAAAACAATCAAATGCTTATCATCACAGGTGGAACTAGTTTTTATCTAAAAGCCTTAATGGATGGTTTGAGTGAAAATTTTAAAGAAAGCCAAAGCACACTAAGTAATGATGAAATTTATCATTTAATGATAAAAATTGACCCACAAGCAAAAATAGAAAAAAACGATACTTATCGTTTGAAAAAATGGCTTGGAATTTATGAGCAAACTAATAAAATTCCAAGTGAAGTTTTAAAAGAAACTAAACAAGAAGCTTTGATTAAAAAACTTGATATTTTTGAAATTTCTTGGCAAAAAGATCTTTTAGAAAAACGCATTATCAAACGCACTAAAAATATGCTAAATGAGGGTTTAATAGAGGAAGCTAAAATGTTGTTTGATAATTATGATCATCATTTAAAAGCATTAAATTCCATAGGTTTAAAAGAATGCAAAGATTTTTTAGATAAAAAAATAAATTTAAATAAGCTTGAAGAACTCATCATCATCCACACAAGACAACTTGCTAAAAGACAAAGAACTTTTAATAAAAAATTCAATAAAGAAAATTTAGATTTTCAAAGCGCTTATGAGAATTTAAAAGCTTATATTTTAAAAAAATATCAAGGTTGA